The following are encoded in a window of Arctopsyche grandis isolate Sample6627 chromosome 4, ASM5162203v2, whole genome shotgun sequence genomic DNA:
- the LOC143910723 gene encoding uncharacterized protein LOC143910723 — translation MVNSLLRCLFLVSCLFAWSTIAEAATIKKSTSGSAPEKVSKTVKLPRNTLTNHEVLTKLGMRRLHVPSSHSRKRLAVESRHHYNEDDSKMYVIKLPPNPYYYAHTRPEKNTVNYNSRKLPVGFKSNGKPGKIYHWNIPTLKKMTGGQKLHSRSQMSRHDDGDMFDIQKTPTWSKSVINIQKSDFLKPLKHTKKTPTYYVPMKPKKASSFHKYFPGNGKPKSFYVIEKSKRPTDVQSLIP, via the coding sequence ATGCTTGTTCTTGGTGAGCTGCCTGTTCGCTTGGTCGACTATTGCCGAAGCTGCCACCATCAAGAAATCAACATCAGGATCGGCTCCTGAGAAGGTTTCTAAAACGGTGAAACTTCCCAGAAATACTCTGACAAACCACGAAGTCCTCACCAAGTTGGGTATGAGGAGGCTGCATGTACCTTCTAGCCACAGTAGGAAGCGCCTGGCAGTGGAATCGAGACACCACTATAACGAGGACGACTCAAAGATGTACGTGATCAAACTGCCACCAAATCCTTACTACTACGCCCACACCAGACCAGAGAAGAACACCGTGAATTATAATAGTAGAAAACTACCAGTTGGTTTCAAATCAAACGGCAAACCGGGCAAGATCTACCACTGGAACATACCGACGTTGAAGAAGATGACTGGAGGGCAAAAGTTGCACTCGAGGTCGCAGATGTCCAGGCACGACGATGGAGACATGTTCGACATTCAAAAGACACCCACGTGGTCCAAGAGCGTTATTAACATCCAAAAGTCTGATTTTTTGAAGCCTCTGAAGCACACGAAAAAGACGCCAACGTATTATGTGCCGATGAAACCGAAGAAGGCTTCGTCCTTCCATAAGTACTTTCCTGGGAACGGAAAACCCAAGTCCTTCTACGTAATTGAGAAGAGCAAAAGGCCGACGGATGTCCAAAGTCTAATCCCGTGA